Proteins encoded in a region of the Falco rusticolus isolate bFalRus1 chromosome 12, bFalRus1.pri, whole genome shotgun sequence genome:
- the CRNKL1 gene encoding crooked neck-like protein 1 has product MASTAAGKQRIPKVAKVKNKAPAEVQITAEQLLREAKERELELLPPPPQQKITDVEELNDYKLRKRKTFEDNIRKNRTVISNWIKYAQWEESLKEIQRARSIYERALDVDYRNVTLWLKYAEMEMKNRQINHARNIWDRAITTLPRVNQFWYKYTYMEEMLGNVAGSRQVFERWMEWQPEEQAWHSYINFELRYKEVDRARTIYERFVIVHPDVKNWIKYARFEEKHSYFAHARKVYERAVEFFGEEHMDEHLYVAFAKFEENQKEFERVRVIYKYALDRIPKQEAQNLFKNYTIFEKKFGDRRGIEDIIVSKRRFQYEEEVKANPHNYDAWFDYLRLVESDADAETVREVYERAIANVPPIQEKRHWKRYIYLWINYALYEELEAKDAERTRQVYQACVELIPHKKFTFAKIWLLYAQFEIRQKNLPLARRALGTSIGKCPKNKLFKGYIELELQLREFDRCRKLYEKFLEFAPENCTSWIKFAELETILGDIDRARAIYELAIGQPRLDMPEVLWKSYIDFEIEQEEYEKTRNLYRRLLQRTQHVKVWISFAQFELSAGREESLSRCRQIYEEANKAMRNCEEKEERVMLLESWRNFEEEFGTDTTKERIDKLMPEKIKKRRKLQAEDGSDAGWEEYYDYIFPEDTANQPNLKLLAMAKLWKKQQQESEAAEVDPDKDIDESQS; this is encoded by the exons ACTTTCGAAGAtaacataagaaaaaacaggACTGTTATCAGTAACTGGATAAAGTACGCACAATGGGAGGAAAGcctaaaagaaatacagag AGCCCGTTCCATTTACGAGCGTGCTTTAGACGTAGACTACAGAAATGTCACACTCTGGCTGAAATatgcagaaatggaaatgaagaacCGCCAGATTAATCATGCACGAAATATCTGGGATCGAGCCATTACCACTCTCCCCAGGGTGAACCAGTTCTG GTATAAGTATACTTACATGGAAGAAATGTTGGGGAATGTTGCTGGATCACGTCAGGTGTTTGAACGTTGGATGGAGTGGCAACCGGAAGAGCAAGCTTGGCATTCCTACATTAATTTCGAGCTGAGATACAAAGAGGTGGACAGGGCACGTACCATTTATGAGAGAT TTGTTATTGTTCATCCTGATGTTAAGAACTGGATCAAGTATGCTCGCTTTGAAGAGAAGCACAGTTATTTTGCTCACGCAAGGAAAGTATATGAGAGGGCAGTGGAGTTCTTTGGAGAAGAACATATGGATGAACACTTGTATGTGGCTTTCGCAAAATTTGAGGAGAACCAGAAAGAA tttgaaagagTAAGGGTGATCTACAAGTATGCCTTGGATAGAATTCCAAAACAGGAGGCCCAAAATCTCTTCAAGAATTACACCATCTTTGAGAAGAAGTTCGGAGACAGAAGGGGAATTGAAGACATCATTGTCAGCAAGAGGAGATTCCAGTATGAAGAGGAAGTGAAG GCAAATCCACATAATTATGATGCATGGTTTGACTACCTGAGGTTAGTTGAAAGTGACGCAGATGCTGAGACTGTCAGAGAAGTGTATGAAAGAGCCATTGCCAATGTTCCCCCAATTCAAGAGAAAAGACACTGGAAAAGATACATCTATCTATGGATTAACTATGCATTATATGAAGAGCTGGAGGCAAAG GATGCAGAGCGAACCAGACAGGTGTATCAGGCATGTGTCGAGCTCATTCCCCACAAGAAG tttacaTTTGCCAAAATATGGTTGCTGTATGCACAGTTTGAAATACGCCAGAAAAATCTTCCACTTGCCAGAAGAGCTTTG gGGACATCCATAGGCAAATGTccaaaaaacaaactgtttaAAGGTTATATTGAATTGGAGTTACAATTGCGAGAATTTGATCGTTGCCGAAAGCTGTATGAAAAATTCCTGGAGTTTGCACCGGAAAACTGCACATCGTGGATTAAATTTGCTGAACTAGAGACCATTCTTGGTGATATTGATAGAGCCCGTGCAATCTATGAGTTGGCTATTGGTCAGCCCCGGCTAGACATGCCAGAG GTTCTTTGGAAATCCTACATTGACTTTGAAATTGAGCAAGAGGAGtatgagaaaacaagaaatcttTACCGCAGATTACTTCAGCGGACACAGCATGTAAAG GTATGGATCAGCTTTGCACAGTTTGAGCTATCggcaggaagggaggagagTTTGTCAAGATGCCGGCAGATTTATGAAGAGGCTAACAAGGCAATGCGAAACTgtgaggagaaagaggagagagtCATGCTTCTGGAATCCTGGAGAAATTTTGAAGAGGAGTTTGGAACAGATACCACTAAAGAGAGGATAGATAAACTTatgcctgaaaaaataaagaagaggagaaaactgCAGGCTGAAGATGGg tctGATGCTGGCTGGGAGGAATACTATGATTATATTTTCCCAGAAGATACTGCCAATCAGCCTAATCTCAAACTGCTTGCTATGGCTAAACTctggaagaaacagcagcaagagagTGAAGCTGCAGAGGTGGATCCAGACAAAGACATTGATGAAAGTCAGTCTTAG